In one window of Leptospira sp. GIMC2001 DNA:
- a CDS encoding DUF3095 domain-containing protein: MSGNDFYRNLPAISNFSDLLRSESYTEVPDDWWIVVTDVQNSTKAIEEGRYKDVNISGGLCAMALSNLVTDMEHPFVFGGDGITFLIPGNILADVRSVLMDTKKSVKNFFDLDLRVGVVPIAKLKIQNKPILVGKWTISKYYKQAILRGPGVGQAESWVKEFNSPYTIGDDEPTPILANFNGFTCRWKDIPSPQGETISLIIRFLSEFDDTENFNKTFTNLETILGDVNDYHPLNEANLDIVNQFKILAKEAMVSARSSRGLGKIFNLARIYIETLVMRLAIFFRLPIKSDIYILKDLKAHQVNSSDFRKFDGDLKMVVSLTDTKRKSMVAYLDEQEKAGRLVYGMHISDRALLTCLMHSDSKSEVHFVDGADGGYAMAAKILKSKL; this comes from the coding sequence ATGAGTGGCAATGATTTTTATCGCAATCTACCAGCAATTTCGAATTTCAGTGATTTACTTAGATCCGAGTCTTATACCGAAGTTCCGGATGATTGGTGGATCGTTGTTACTGATGTTCAGAATTCTACAAAAGCTATTGAAGAAGGAAGATACAAGGATGTAAATATTTCCGGAGGACTCTGTGCAATGGCTTTGTCCAATCTTGTCACTGATATGGAACATCCATTTGTATTCGGTGGTGACGGAATAACCTTTCTTATTCCTGGCAATATTCTCGCAGACGTGCGTTCTGTCCTAATGGATACCAAGAAAAGTGTAAAAAACTTTTTTGATTTGGATCTTCGCGTGGGTGTTGTTCCTATCGCCAAGCTAAAAATCCAGAATAAGCCTATTCTTGTTGGCAAATGGACCATTAGCAAATATTATAAACAAGCGATATTGCGTGGACCAGGTGTTGGTCAAGCCGAGAGCTGGGTCAAAGAATTCAATTCACCTTATACCATCGGTGATGACGAACCCACTCCAATTCTAGCTAACTTCAATGGTTTTACTTGCCGCTGGAAGGACATACCATCACCTCAGGGAGAAACCATCTCCTTAATTATTCGATTTCTAAGTGAGTTTGATGATACAGAAAATTTTAACAAAACCTTCACAAACTTAGAAACAATCTTGGGCGATGTGAATGATTACCATCCGCTAAATGAGGCGAACTTAGATATTGTTAATCAATTTAAGATTCTTGCTAAAGAAGCAATGGTATCTGCTCGCAGCTCAAGAGGTTTGGGAAAAATCTTTAATCTCGCTCGAATTTATATCGAAACTCTTGTTATGCGACTAGCTATCTTTTTTCGCTTACCCATTAAATCAGACATTTATATTCTTAAGGATCTCAAAGCTCATCAAGTCAATTCATCTGATTTTCGAAAATTTGATGGTGACTTAAAAATGGTGGTATCACTTACCGATACCAAAAGAAAGTCAATGGTTGCATATCTAGATGAGCAAGAGAAGGCAGGTAGATTGGTTTATGGAATGCATATTTCTGACCGTGCTTTGCTTACCTGCCTTATGCATTCGGATTCCAAAAGTGAAGTTCATTTTGTTGATGGAGCTGATGGTGGATATGCGATGGCAGCAAAGATTCTCAAATCAAAACTGTAG
- a CDS encoding carboxypeptidase M32, which produces MAFSKYREIYNRIQHFSNIQSILNWDSEVTMPAAAREERSFQIAEMTKLIHEIFTGSEFARALEAASNEIEKNNNDPKYFIRKRELEVITRRLDKQKKLPTDFVTKLSQKTNIAHAKWVEAKKQKDFNLFSETLSELVDLAKVQADYYGYENERYDALLDDYERGATGTMLSELFDNLKKDLVPIVSKAKSYPNPFKLPIDAMKQKKFCELLPPRLGLSHDISRLDISAHPFSTSLGSKDKRITTRYDELDPLSAVFGVLHETGHSLYEAGLSEMPEAPNPLAEFLSLGIHESQSRLWENQVGRSREFWNYYYPVALESWELKERDLPFDDFFNYIQSVQKSKIRVEADPVTYNLHIILRFEIERDLIADKIKVSDLPELWRSKMQDYFGLKIDNDAEGVLQDVHWSMAAFGYFPTYALGNIYSAQLYEAFLRDNPVFKDHLTKTGETKDLLEWLKKNVHHQGRIYEVPELIEKATGSEPSSASLIKHLSNI; this is translated from the coding sequence ATGGCATTTTCCAAATACCGAGAAATCTACAATCGTATTCAACATTTTTCTAACATACAGAGCATCCTAAATTGGGATAGCGAAGTCACGATGCCAGCTGCCGCAAGGGAAGAAAGATCTTTCCAAATTGCCGAAATGACAAAGTTGATTCACGAGATTTTTACTGGCAGCGAATTTGCAAGGGCTCTTGAAGCAGCATCCAATGAAATTGAAAAGAATAACAATGATCCAAAGTATTTTATTAGAAAAAGAGAATTGGAAGTTATTACAAGACGATTAGATAAACAAAAAAAATTACCAACCGATTTTGTTACTAAATTATCTCAGAAAACCAATATTGCTCATGCGAAATGGGTAGAAGCTAAAAAGCAGAAAGATTTCAATTTATTTTCTGAAACATTATCAGAGTTAGTTGATCTAGCAAAAGTGCAAGCAGACTACTATGGTTACGAGAACGAAAGATACGACGCTTTACTAGATGACTATGAAAGAGGAGCAACTGGAACGATGCTTTCGGAACTTTTTGACAATCTTAAGAAAGATCTCGTTCCAATTGTATCCAAAGCAAAATCCTATCCAAATCCTTTCAAGCTACCCATTGATGCAATGAAGCAAAAGAAATTTTGTGAACTCCTTCCACCACGACTTGGACTTTCTCATGATATTTCTCGATTGGATATTAGTGCTCATCCTTTTTCAACAAGCTTAGGTTCTAAGGACAAAAGAATAACAACTCGTTATGATGAATTGGATCCTCTTTCTGCTGTATTTGGTGTGCTACATGAGACCGGTCATTCATTGTATGAAGCTGGACTATCAGAAATGCCCGAGGCACCGAATCCATTAGCAGAATTTCTATCGCTAGGGATTCACGAATCACAAAGTCGTCTTTGGGAGAATCAAGTAGGTAGAAGCCGAGAATTTTGGAACTATTACTATCCTGTTGCATTAGAGAGTTGGGAACTCAAAGAGAGGGATCTACCATTCGATGATTTTTTCAATTATATACAGAGTGTTCAGAAATCCAAAATACGAGTAGAAGCGGATCCTGTTACTTACAATTTGCATATCATACTTAGATTTGAAATTGAAAGAGATCTTATCGCAGACAAGATTAAAGTATCCGATCTTCCAGAACTTTGGCGATCAAAGATGCAAGATTATTTCGGATTGAAGATCGATAACGATGCAGAAGGTGTGCTACAAGATGTTCATTGGTCAATGGCAGCGTTTGGTTACTTCCCGACTTATGCGCTCGGGAATATCTACTCAGCGCAACTATATGAAGCCTTTCTTCGCGATAATCCAGTTTTCAAAGATCATTTAACGAAAACAGGCGAAACCAAAGATTTGCTCGAATGGCTAAAAAAGAATGTTCATCATCAAGGAAGAATTTACGAGGTTCCAGAATTGATTGAGAAAGCGACGGGTTCTGAGCCGAGTAGTGCAAGTTTAATTAAACATTTAAGCAATATCTAA
- a CDS encoding TPM domain-containing protein, with protein sequence MKMLTNRILTLFKLAINLNGVNRIRTNRSNPCIRFLYLVHFVTFFLISPTFLHSQDISQVLELRDPVEDKIGLLSNESKQEIRNIIYTLQKDKGSQIQVLIVNTTEPEAIEQFSMRYAEAWKIGRKGVDDGVILVIAKEDRKLRIEVGYGLEGAIPDVTARRIINDYITPHFKEGNFDKGVLEGVKVLDGLIRGELSDLGSEANPNYDTSDVSSWSTIQSVLVVIGLVIAFILIVMGRYLTAFVVIFIFFGIGSLFSEMKRADIPFETLTFSVIAWIFLTAIRHGGGGSGSSGGWSSSGGGGWSGGGGSFGGGGSSGSW encoded by the coding sequence ATGAAAATGTTAACAAATCGCATTCTTACTTTATTTAAACTAGCTATTAACCTCAATGGGGTAAATCGAATACGCACTAATCGCTCTAATCCCTGTATTCGATTTCTATATCTCGTACATTTTGTAACATTTTTCTTGATATCTCCTACATTTCTCCACTCTCAAGATATATCTCAGGTTTTAGAACTTCGTGATCCTGTTGAAGATAAAATAGGGCTTCTATCAAATGAATCAAAACAAGAAATCAGAAATATAATCTACACTTTGCAAAAAGATAAGGGAAGTCAGATTCAAGTTCTGATTGTTAACACAACGGAGCCCGAAGCGATCGAACAGTTCTCTATGCGGTATGCGGAAGCTTGGAAAATCGGACGCAAAGGCGTTGATGATGGCGTTATCTTGGTGATTGCTAAGGAAGATAGGAAACTCAGAATCGAAGTTGGATATGGTTTGGAAGGCGCAATTCCTGATGTTACAGCAAGAAGAATTATCAATGATTACATCACGCCTCATTTCAAAGAAGGAAATTTCGACAAAGGAGTGTTAGAGGGAGTTAAAGTTTTAGATGGTTTGATTCGCGGAGAGTTATCGGATCTTGGTAGTGAAGCAAATCCAAATTACGACACTTCCGATGTTTCTTCATGGAGTACAATTCAATCTGTTCTCGTAGTCATTGGACTTGTAATTGCTTTTATCCTCATAGTCATGGGTCGTTACTTAACAGCTTTTGTTGTTATATTTATATTTTTCGGAATTGGAAGCTTATTTTCAGAAATGAAAAGAGCAGATATACCCTTTGAAACTCTGACATTTTCTGTGATTGCATGGATTTTTCTAACTGCAATTCGACACGGCGGAGGTGGATCAGGTTCCTCTGGAGGTTGGAGTTCTTCTGGAGGCGGAGGCTGGAGTGGTGGTGGTGGAAGTTTTGGTGGTGGTGGATCGAGTGGAAGCTGGTGA